Proteins encoded together in one Kutzneria kofuensis window:
- a CDS encoding helix-turn-helix transcriptional regulator yields MVLFERARQLSVFTEQIFEGSRECGVATLVTGAVGTGKTELLHAFGEQAARAGALVLSASGSPAEDEAAPLDTFYQLFHSVGLPVSAAARAAALLSAGMTADGSRTQPHVLHGLTAILLELAEDTPLAICVDDVEHSDAASLECLLQLIRKMRKARISVALTQRTGTRRQWQRFRGELQRQPHVRYVRLTPLSADGVGQALADQLGTGVSDELAATAFRLTGGNPLLVRALVRDSLTAVPGAVDQPRLVTGTAYQHAVLSCLHGDDKTLSEVARSMAVLGAAGSTTLVARLAEVEHERVSAAVGALAETGLLDGCGFRHPAMGEAVLADVPGRELVELHGRAARLLWAKGMPAITVAEHLVAVGAVEPAMAPVLREAAEQALGEDRVELAGRCLELAADVCDDKQERASVMAALMELEWWANHGSTARRGGHLSEAISAGHLSGKAAGVAMTRLLWQGRAGEAKIALDQLAADGATSELRLAELTLATTYPGVDVHVPAARGPEDRVVPTTVINQPRLGGATALAAVLTAGMHDEAIASAEHLLQNTQLTHGTADSLAAALMTLIYADRLYEAAVWCDHLLAEAKLREAPGWEARFAACRAEVAFRQGELAVCESNARLALERLSAPGWGVGIGFPLANLILAATEMGRHEEAAYWFNQPVPQALLDTRFGLHYLHARGHYQLSTGRLHAALGEFLSCGELMAMWGIDRPTLVPWRSDAAQVYLRLGEIDKAQRLLDEQLALLPPGPSRTRGITLCVKARASGLKRRRQLLREAVDNLQAGGGRLELARAQAELADVYQALDEPTKARTLARKAWHMAKTCQADALCQILLPDGGLPKLPRPTQLTSPEALAALTDAERRVAKLAALGQSNREIAGQLYITVSTVEQHLTRVYRKLKVSGRSDLPSEFSASIADTA; encoded by the coding sequence ATGGTCTTATTCGAACGCGCACGACAACTGTCTGTATTTACAGAACAAATTTTCGAAGGTTCGCGTGAATGCGGCGTGGCCACGCTCGTCACCGGTGCGGTGGGGACCGGGAAGACCGAGCTGCTGCACGCGTTCGGCGAGCAGGCGGCCCGGGCGGGAGCGCTGGTGCTCAGCGCGAGCGGCTCGCCCGCCGAGGACGAGGCGGCGCCGCTGGACACGTTCTACCAGCTGTTCCACAGCGTGGGCCTGCCCGTGTCGGCGGCGGCCAGGGCGGCGGCGCTGCTGTCGGCGGGCATGACCGCGGACGGCAGCCGGACGCAGCCGCACGTGCTGCACGGGCTGACCGCGATCCTGCTGGAGCTGGCCGAGGACACGCCGCTGGCGATCTGTGTCGACGACGTCGAGCACTCCGACGCCGCGTCGCTGGAGTGCCTGCTGCAGCTGATCCGGAAGATGCGGAAGGCGCGCATCTCCGTCGCGCTGACGCAGCGCACCGGAACGCGGCGGCAGTGGCAGCGCTTCCGCGGCGAACTGCAGCGGCAGCCGCACGTGCGCTACGTGAGGTTGACTCCGCTTTCCGCTGACGGTGTCGGCCAGGCACTGGCCGACCAGCTCGGCACGGGCGTCAGCGACGAGCTGGCGGCAACCGCTTTCCGGCTCACCGGCGGCAACCCGCTGCTGGTGCGCGCACTGGTCAGGGACAGCCTGACGGCCGTCCCCGGCGCGGTCGACCAGCCCCGACTGGTCACGGGCACCGCCTACCAGCACGCGGTGCTCAGCTGCCTGCACGGCGACGACAAGACCCTGTCGGAGGTCGCACGCTCGATGGCGGTGCTGGGCGCCGCCGGATCGACCACCTTGGTGGCGCGACTGGCCGAAGTGGAACATGAGCGTGTCTCGGCGGCGGTCGGCGCGTTGGCGGAGACCGGTCTGCTCGACGGCTGTGGATTCCGCCACCCCGCGATGGGCGAGGCGGTGCTGGCGGACGTGCCCGGCCGTGAGTTGGTCGAGCTGCACGGCCGCGCCGCCCGGTTGCTGTGGGCCAAGGGCATGCCGGCGATCACCGTCGCCGAACACCTGGTGGCGGTCGGCGCCGTGGAGCCGGCGATGGCGCCGGTGCTGCGGGAGGCCGCCGAGCAGGCGCTCGGCGAGGACCGGGTCGAACTCGCCGGCCGGTGCCTGGAACTGGCCGCGGACGTCTGCGACGACAAGCAGGAGCGGGCCAGCGTCATGGCGGCGCTGATGGAGCTGGAGTGGTGGGCCAACCACGGCTCGACCGCCCGCCGGGGCGGCCACCTGTCCGAGGCGATCTCCGCGGGGCACCTGTCGGGCAAGGCCGCAGGCGTGGCGATGACCCGGCTGCTGTGGCAGGGCCGGGCCGGCGAGGCGAAGATCGCGCTGGACCAGCTGGCGGCCGACGGCGCGACCAGCGAGCTGCGGCTGGCCGAGCTGACGCTGGCCACGACCTACCCCGGCGTCGACGTGCACGTGCCGGCGGCGCGCGGGCCCGAGGACCGGGTCGTGCCGACCACGGTCATCAACCAGCCCCGGCTCGGCGGCGCGACCGCGCTGGCGGCGGTGCTCACCGCGGGCATGCACGACGAGGCCATCGCCAGCGCCGAACACCTGTTGCAGAACACGCAACTGACCCACGGCACGGCCGACTCGCTGGCCGCCGCGCTGATGACGCTGATCTACGCCGACCGGCTGTACGAGGCGGCGGTGTGGTGCGACCACCTGCTGGCCGAGGCGAAGCTGCGTGAGGCGCCGGGCTGGGAGGCGCGCTTCGCGGCCTGCCGGGCGGAAGTCGCGTTCCGGCAGGGGGAACTGGCCGTGTGCGAGTCCAACGCGCGGCTGGCGCTGGAGCGGCTGTCCGCGCCGGGCTGGGGAGTGGGCATCGGCTTCCCGCTGGCCAACCTCATCCTCGCGGCGACGGAGATGGGCCGGCACGAGGAGGCGGCGTACTGGTTCAACCAGCCGGTGCCGCAGGCGTTGCTGGACACCCGTTTCGGGCTGCACTACCTGCACGCCCGGGGGCATTACCAGCTGTCGACGGGACGGCTGCACGCGGCGCTCGGCGAGTTCCTGTCCTGCGGCGAGCTGATGGCCATGTGGGGCATCGACCGGCCGACGTTGGTGCCGTGGCGTTCCGACGCCGCGCAGGTCTACCTGCGACTGGGGGAGATCGACAAGGCGCAGCGACTGCTGGACGAGCAACTCGCGCTGCTGCCGCCGGGGCCGTCCCGCACAAGGGGAATCACCCTGTGCGTCAAGGCGCGGGCCAGCGGTCTCAAGCGCCGCCGGCAGTTGCTGCGCGAGGCCGTCGACAACCTGCAGGCCGGCGGCGGGCGGCTGGAGCTGGCCCGGGCGCAGGCCGAGCTGGCCGATGTGTACCAGGCGCTCGACGAGCCGACCAAGGCCCGCACGCTGGCCCGCAAGGCGTGGCACATGGCCAAGACGTGCCAGGCCGATGCGCTGTGCCAGATCCTGTTGCCCGACGGCGGTCTGCCCAAGCTGCCGCGGCCGACGCAGCTGACCAGCCCGGAGGCGTTGGCGGCACTGACCGACGCCGAACGGCGGGTGGCCAAGCTGGCCGCGCTCGGCCAGTCCAACCGGGAGATCGCCGGCCAGCTCTACATCACGGTCAGCACGGTCGAGCAGCACCTGACGCGGGTCTACCGCAAGCTCAAGGTCAGCGGCCGCAGCGACCTGCCGAGCGAGTTCAGCGCGAGCATCGCCGACACGGCGTGA
- a CDS encoding flavin monoamine oxidase family protein, whose translation MSLTIADTSVHAVRPLHAVTMFGPDFPFAYDDWLLHPAGLGTLPTSRHGTEVAVVGAGIAGVVAAYELMRLGLRPVVYEAGEIGGRMRSITFDGHPGSVAEMGAMRFPRSATTLFHYIDTVGLRTEPFPNPLAPHTPSTVVDLKGVSHWARVPSDLPASYQQVGDAWDKALREGAEVVAMNDAIRRRDVATIKSIWNRLVREFDDQSFYGFLASASAFSSFHDREIFGQVGFGTGGWDTDFPNSMLEILRVVYTGADSDQQRIIGGCQQLPLRLWDHEPDRIDGWAPGTSLASLHSGGPRPAVRRLRRTGQGITVEDADNNIRTYPAVVFTPQLWTLLSKIDTDESLLSKPHWTAVERTHYMGSSKLFVIVDRPFWLDLDPATGRHVMSMTLTDRMPRGVYLFDDGPDRPAVMCLSYTWNDDSLKFAALSADERLKVVLSSLREIYPGVDIRSHVIGSPITITWETEPDFLGAFKANLPGQYRYQRRLFTHFVQDDFARAERGLFLAGDDVSWTGGFAEGAVTTALNAVWGVLAQLGGASPADNPGPGDVFDRIAPVRLPES comes from the coding sequence ATGAGCCTGACCATTGCCGACACCAGTGTTCACGCCGTCCGGCCGCTCCACGCGGTCACCATGTTCGGCCCGGACTTCCCCTTCGCCTACGACGACTGGCTGCTTCATCCGGCCGGCCTCGGCACGCTGCCGACGAGCCGGCACGGCACCGAGGTGGCGGTGGTCGGCGCGGGTATCGCCGGTGTGGTCGCCGCGTACGAGCTGATGCGCCTCGGGCTGCGCCCGGTGGTGTACGAGGCCGGCGAGATCGGCGGCCGGATGCGCTCGATCACCTTCGACGGCCACCCGGGGTCGGTCGCCGAGATGGGCGCGATGCGTTTCCCGCGCTCGGCCACCACGCTGTTCCACTACATCGACACGGTCGGCCTGCGCACCGAGCCGTTCCCGAACCCGTTGGCGCCGCACACCCCGAGCACCGTGGTGGACCTCAAGGGCGTCAGCCACTGGGCCCGCGTGCCGTCCGACCTGCCGGCGTCCTACCAGCAGGTCGGCGACGCCTGGGACAAGGCGCTGCGCGAGGGCGCCGAGGTGGTCGCCATGAACGACGCGATCCGGCGCCGCGACGTGGCCACCATCAAGTCGATCTGGAACCGGCTGGTGCGCGAGTTCGACGACCAGTCCTTCTACGGCTTCCTCGCCTCGGCGTCGGCCTTCTCCTCCTTCCACGACCGCGAGATCTTCGGTCAGGTCGGCTTCGGCACCGGCGGTTGGGACACCGACTTCCCGAACTCGATGCTGGAGATCCTGCGCGTGGTCTACACCGGCGCGGACAGCGACCAGCAGCGGATCATCGGTGGCTGCCAACAGCTTCCGCTCCGGCTCTGGGACCACGAGCCGGACCGGATCGACGGCTGGGCGCCGGGCACCTCGCTCGCGTCGCTCCACAGTGGAGGGCCCCGGCCGGCCGTGCGACGGCTGCGGCGCACCGGGCAGGGCATCACCGTCGAGGACGCCGACAACAACATCCGCACCTACCCGGCGGTGGTGTTCACGCCGCAGCTGTGGACCCTGCTGTCCAAAATAGACACCGACGAGTCGCTGCTGTCCAAGCCGCACTGGACAGCGGTGGAGCGGACGCACTACATGGGTTCCTCGAAGCTCTTTGTCATCGTGGACCGCCCGTTCTGGCTGGACCTGGACCCGGCGACGGGTCGGCACGTGATGAGCATGACGCTGACCGACCGGATGCCCAGGGGCGTCTATCTGTTCGACGACGGGCCGGACCGCCCGGCGGTGATGTGCCTGTCCTACACGTGGAACGACGACTCGCTGAAGTTCGCCGCGCTGTCGGCCGACGAGCGGCTCAAGGTCGTGCTGTCGTCGCTGCGCGAGATCTATCCCGGGGTGGACATCCGCTCGCACGTCATCGGGTCGCCCATCACGATCACGTGGGAGACCGAGCCCGACTTCCTCGGCGCGTTCAAGGCCAACCTGCCCGGCCAGTACCGCTACCAGCGCCGCCTGTTCACGCACTTCGTCCAGGATGATTTCGCCCGCGCCGAGCGGGGACTGTTCCTCGCCGGCGACGACGTGTCCTGGACCGGCGGCTTCGCCGAGGGCGCGGTGACCACCGCGCTCAACGCCGTGTGGGGCGTGCTGGCCCAGCTCGGCGGCGCGAGCCCGGCCGACAATCCCGGACCCGGTGACGTGTTCGACCGCATCGCACCGGTGCGACTGCCGGAGTCATGA